A single genomic interval of Candidatus Beckwithbacteria bacterium harbors:
- a CDS encoding rod shape-determining protein has translation MLKKRISIDLGTANCLVYVEKKGIVLNEPSVVAVSMFDHKVVAVGYEAKEMLGRTPGNIVAKRPMRDGVIADYVITEAMLRYFIQKTCGRSMLFKPEVLICIPAGATQVEKRAVEDATIAAGASVAYIIQEPLAAAIGAGIPIGEASGNMILDIGGGAAESAVISLGGVVAHKSVRVGGNKLDDALISWIRKHHNLTIGETTAEDVKLKIGSALKVNKAKTYLIKGRDTVNGLPRRLEISTNELVEAYSPVLHQIVTMVKKVLEEVPPELSSDIIDKGIVMTGGTSMLENFDKLLAQEIGIPCYGAEDALFCVAKGTGVVLENLDMYKRSLSRR, from the coding sequence ATGCTGAAAAAACGAATTAGTATTGATTTAGGAACTGCTAATTGTCTGGTTTATGTAGAAAAAAAAGGCATTGTGCTTAACGAGCCTTCAGTGGTGGCAGTTTCGATGTTTGATCACAAAGTAGTGGCAGTAGGCTATGAAGCTAAAGAAATGCTGGGCCGAACACCTGGCAATATTGTGGCCAAGCGACCGATGCGGGATGGGGTAATTGCCGATTATGTGATTACCGAAGCTATGTTGCGCTACTTTATCCAAAAAACCTGTGGCCGATCTATGCTGTTTAAACCAGAAGTTTTGATTTGTATTCCGGCAGGAGCTACCCAAGTGGAAAAACGAGCCGTCGAAGATGCTACTATCGCGGCCGGAGCTTCAGTAGCTTATATTATTCAAGAGCCGTTGGCGGCGGCTATTGGTGCCGGTATTCCTATTGGTGAAGCTTCAGGCAATATGATTTTGGATATTGGTGGTGGAGCAGCTGAGTCAGCCGTTATTTCTTTGGGGGGAGTCGTAGCTCATAAATCAGTACGAGTAGGAGGCAATAAGTTAGATGATGCTTTGATTTCTTGGATTCGTAAACACCATAATTTGACTATTGGTGAAACCACAGCTGAAGATGTTAAACTCAAAATCGGCTCAGCTTTAAAAGTCAATAAAGCCAAAACATACCTTATTAAAGGTAGGGATACGGTCAATGGTTTACCTAGGCGTCTTGAAATTAGTACTAATGAACTAGTTGAGGCTTATAGTCCAGTGCTACACCAAATTGTGACCATGGTTAAAAAAGTACTGGAAGAAGTACCACCAGAATTGTCTTCAGATATTATTGACAAAGGTATTGTGATGACAGGTGGAACCAGCATGTTAGAAAATTTTGACAAACTTTTAGCCCAGGAGATTGGAATTCCCTGTTACGGCGCCGAAGATGCTTTATTTTGTGTAGCTAAAGGTACCGGAGTAGTACTGGAGAATTTAGATATGTATAAGCGAAGTTTATCAAGAAGATAA
- a CDS encoding HD domain-containing protein produces the protein MKRSEILQNIKRHCKTEYAQVDCWVHGISHVQRVVKNGRVLAKAEKLKPKDQFLVELACWLHDIGRAGEESGLLFLQSNHAEVSYQKSKELLQPFARHIGRESLYKVLQAIREHSLPMLKHPENQIACILLDADRGAGLNVIGIFTMLVYLQIVDRPLVSSQTQARAMLPALTQELIEKNKIEAAIERLEFFKGWYYGFEKQPLTNARVAPLYTKSAPKLYAKGIKEIETYINTLQQLQNRQ, from the coding sequence ATGAAACGATCTGAAATTTTGCAAAATATTAAACGACATTGTAAAACTGAATATGCTCAAGTTGATTGCTGGGTGCATGGCATTAGCCATGTCCAGCGAGTGGTTAAGAATGGTCGGGTTCTCGCTAAAGCCGAGAAGCTTAAACCCAAAGATCAGTTTTTGGTTGAATTGGCTTGCTGGCTTCATGATATTGGTCGAGCCGGTGAAGAAAGCGGTTTGCTATTTTTACAAAGCAATCATGCTGAAGTTTCCTATCAAAAAAGCAAAGAACTATTGCAACCTTTTGCCAGACATATTGGCCGTGAATCTTTATATAAGGTGCTTCAGGCTATTAGAGAACACAGTTTGCCCATGCTTAAACATCCAGAAAACCAAATTGCTTGTATCTTGTTGGATGCTGATCGGGGAGCGGGCCTTAATGTGATTGGAATTTTTACGATGCTGGTTTATCTGCAAATTGTTGATCGTCCTTTAGTTTCTTCTCAAACTCAAGCTCGGGCGATGTTACCGGCATTAACCCAAGAGCTGATTGAAAAAAATAAGATTGAAGCAGCAATTGAGCGTTTAGAATTTTTCAAAGGTTGGTATTATGGCTTTGAAAAGCAACCTTTAACCAATGCTCGAGTGGCTCCACTCTATACTAAATCAGCTCCCAAATTGTATGCTAAAGGAATAAAGGAAATTGAAACATATATTAATACATTGCAACAATTACAAAATAGGCAGTAA
- a CDS encoding WecB/TagA/CpsF family glycosyltransferase, translating into MHQKISVLGVEVSQLNQQTVVPEILKLVMSKKSVHIVTPNPEHIVQAQEDIAFKTALNQADIAIPDGIGLVWAMKRKSSAQKIERVTGVDLMLELCKVAEEKGWIVGLLGGASGVAKQTKQCLLDQLPSLKVIVLPYNIAFSDKDLNKQLAQKIAAKHIDVLFVALGAPKQELFISKYINYMSTLKIAMGVGGAFDVISGRLKRPPVWLQRLGLEWLFRLYQEPWRWKRQTRLVEFVWRVLLSK; encoded by the coding sequence ATGCATCAAAAAATATCAGTATTAGGAGTAGAAGTTTCTCAACTCAATCAGCAAACCGTAGTTCCAGAAATTTTAAAACTGGTAATGAGCAAAAAATCTGTCCATATTGTGACTCCAAACCCAGAACATATTGTTCAAGCTCAAGAAGATATAGCTTTTAAAACTGCTTTAAACCAAGCTGATATTGCTATACCTGATGGAATTGGTTTAGTTTGGGCCATGAAAAGAAAAAGTTCAGCCCAAAAGATTGAGAGAGTAACCGGAGTTGATTTAATGCTAGAGCTTTGTAAAGTAGCAGAAGAAAAAGGTTGGATTGTTGGTTTACTTGGAGGGGCTTCAGGCGTGGCTAAGCAAACAAAACAGTGCTTACTGGATCAATTACCATCACTTAAAGTAATAGTCTTACCATATAACATTGCGTTTTCTGATAAAGATTTGAACAAACAGCTTGCTCAAAAAATAGCTGCTAAGCATATTGATGTTTTATTTGTAGCTTTAGGAGCGCCAAAACAAGAACTATTTATATCTAAATATATCAACTATATGAGTACACTCAAAATTGCCATGGGTGTTGGGGGAGCTTTTGATGTGATTTCTGGTCGGCTCAAACGACCGCCTGTCTGGTTACAAAGATTAGGTTTAGAATGGTTATTTCGACTATACCAAGAACCATGGCGATGGAAACGGCAAACGAGATTGGTAGAGTTTGTGTGGAGAGTTTTACTGAGTAAGTAA
- a CDS encoding RNHCP domain-containing protein, translated as MQRKNFIKVKEDFTCEHCGYHVIGTGYTDHCPQCLFGKHVDLVIPGDRLAACRGLLEPIGLQTVNSKQQIIFRCQTCKQIKYCKVAPNDNQDILVNLQPGRMR; from the coding sequence ATGCAGCGCAAAAACTTTATTAAAGTCAAAGAAGATTTTACCTGCGAGCATTGTGGATACCATGTCATTGGGACTGGTTACACCGACCATTGCCCACAATGTCTTTTTGGTAAGCATGTTGATCTTGTTATCCCTGGCGATCGATTAGCAGCCTGTAGAGGCTTGCTGGAACCCATTGGCTTACAGACAGTCAATAGTAAGCAGCAGATTATTTTCCGTTGTCAAACATGTAAACAAATCAAATATTGCAAAGTTGCTCCCAATGATAATCAAGATATTTTAGTAAACTTACAGCCAGGTAGAATGCGATAA
- a CDS encoding helix-turn-helix domain-containing protein produces MDDLPDLLTVREVADLLRVSPLTLKRWGKRGKLPAIRINSRGDRRYKKEAVLYLLGITPKTNSQA; encoded by the coding sequence ATTGATGATTTGCCGGATTTATTAACCGTTCGCGAAGTCGCTGATTTGCTTCGAGTTTCACCCCTAACCTTGAAACGTTGGGGCAAGCGGGGCAAGCTCCCAGCCATTAGAATCAATTCTAGAGGAGACCGCCGCTACAAAAAAGAGGCAGTCCTCTATCTACTTGGCATTACTCCAAAAACCAATAGCCAAGCTTAA